From one Planktothrix agardhii NIES-204 genomic stretch:
- a CDS encoding hypothetical protein (conserved hypothetical protein) has protein sequence MINDADNSEIQAEWDLLNDLFLNDLPSSWNPYTVKAEACFLDQNAEDSLMAAFTEAELVERSQRFMNQINQFWPATRLKTSLLQNFAEQIPDELLNRLAQAATRMNEEVSSRSLSLADQLVQCVQELLPQWSEEDLQVLARPFAYAMRGAELDGDGVRSNSTILKETSWSELSEIEQARTCFVITRYALLEVFSAQETS, from the coding sequence ATGATTAATGATGCTGACAACTCAGAAATTCAAGCCGAATGGGATTTACTCAATGATCTGTTTCTGAATGATCTACCATCTTCCTGGAATCCCTATACAGTGAAGGCTGAAGCCTGTTTTTTAGATCAAAATGCTGAGGATTCCCTAATGGCCGCATTTACAGAGGCAGAATTAGTGGAAAGATCTCAACGGTTTATGAACCAAATTAATCAATTTTGGCCAGCAACCCGATTGAAAACGTCTTTATTACAGAATTTTGCGGAACAAATACCTGATGAGTTGTTGAATCGTTTAGCACAGGCAGCTACCCGAATGAATGAAGAGGTTTCTTCGCGAAGTTTGTCCTTAGCTGATCAATTAGTGCAGTGTGTTCAGGAGTTATTGCCCCAATGGTCAGAGGAGGATTTGCAGGTTTTAGCCCGTCCTTTTGCTTATGCAATGCGAGGAGCAGAACTGGATGGGGATGGGGTAAGATCGAATTCGACTATCCTGAAAGAAACCAGTTGGTCTGAGTTATCCGAGATTGAACAAGCTAGAACTTGCTTTGTGATCACTCGTTATGCGTTATTGGAGGTTTTTTCTGCCCAGGAAACCTCTTGA
- a CDS encoding hypothetical protein (conserved hypothetical membrane protein), producing MALVNAIIKPIITIFTLPLTILTLGLFLLVVNAISISLVAYFTPGFSISSFWAALFGSIVLSLVSSFFNQILDKSNDLLD from the coding sequence ATGGCTTTAGTAAATGCCATTATTAAACCCATTATTACCATTTTTACCCTGCCTTTAACGATTCTAACGTTAGGTTTATTTTTATTAGTCGTCAATGCCATTTCTATTTCCTTAGTGGCGTATTTTACTCCCGGATTTTCAATTTCTAGCTTCTGGGCAGCATTATTTGGTTCAATTGTTCTTTCTTTGGTTTCCAGTTTCTTTAATCAGATTTTGGACAAATCTAACGATTTATTAGATTAA
- a CDS encoding pentapeptide repeat-containing protein: MIRLGKFIVLIVATMLLVFPVASWAAKNPAHLFFNHSLLQGRDFSNQSLPAAEFANSNMELAKFDHSDLEGAIFSKGILTKASLKQANLTYAMLDQADFTEADLSDAVLVEALFLGSTFRNVKIIGADFSDAILDREQIRQLCEIASGVNSVTGVATRDSLGCR, translated from the coding sequence ATGATCAGACTTGGGAAATTCATCGTTTTAATAGTGGCTACAATGCTATTGGTTTTTCCTGTAGCCTCCTGGGCGGCAAAAAATCCAGCCCATCTATTTTTTAATCATAGTTTGCTACAGGGACGGGATTTTTCTAATCAGTCCTTACCGGCGGCGGAATTTGCTAATTCCAATATGGAGTTAGCAAAATTTGATCATTCAGATTTAGAAGGCGCTATTTTTAGTAAGGGGATTCTAACTAAAGCCAGCTTAAAACAAGCAAATTTAACTTATGCAATGTTAGATCAAGCTGATTTTACCGAAGCTGATTTAAGTGATGCGGTGTTAGTTGAAGCCTTATTTTTAGGGTCAACATTTCGTAATGTTAAAATTATCGGTGCTGATTTTAGTGATGCCATATTAGACCGAGAACAGATTAGACAATTGTGTGAAATTGCCAGTGGAGTTAATTCAGTCACGGGAGTTGCAACTCGTGATTCTTTGGGCTGTAGATAA